The proteins below come from a single Zea mays cultivar B73 chromosome 8, Zm-B73-REFERENCE-NAM-5.0, whole genome shotgun sequence genomic window:
- the LOC100170237 gene encoding Endonuclease 4 precursor translates to MARHHQQRALLLFPLVFLLLLLAPPLAGAWGKEGHIMVCKIAEKYLSEKAAAAVQALLPESAGGELSTVCPWADQVRWHYHWASPLHYANTPQVCNFKYSRDCHNSRGQQGMCVVGAINNYTDQLYSYGQKTSYNLTESLMFLAHFVGDVHQPLHVGFQDDEGGNTITVHWYRRKANLHHVWDVSIIDTAIKDFYNKSMDTMVEALKMNLTDGWSDDIVHWENCKNKHATCANDYAIESIHYSCNYAYKDVEQDITLGDDYFFSRYPIVEKRLAQAGIRLALVLNRIFGGGEADDIPLQVQ, encoded by the exons ATGGCGCGCCACCACCAGCAGCGGGCGCTGCTCCTGTTCCcactcgtcttcctcctcctcctccttgccccgcccctcgccggcgcGTGGGGAAAGGAGGGCCACATCATGGTCTGCAAGATCGCCGAG AAGTACCTGTCGgagaaggcggcggcggcggtgcagGCGCTGCTGCCGGAGTCGGCGGGCGGGGAGCTGTCGACGGTGTGCCCGTGGGCGGACCAGGTGCGCTGGCACTACCACTGGGCCAGCCCGCTCCACTACGCCAACACCCCCCAAGTCTGCAACTTCAAGTATTCTC GGGACTGCCACAATTCTCGTGGCCAGCAAGGGATGTGCGTCGTCGGGGCTATCAACAACTACACGGACCAGCTCTACAGCTACGGCCAGAAGACTTCGT ATAACCTGACGGAGAGCCTGATGTTCCTGGCACACTTCGTCGGCGACGTCCACCAGCCGCTGCACGTAGGCTTCCAAGATGACGAGGGCGGTAACACCATCACCGTCCACTGGTACCGGAGGAAAGCAAACCTCCATCAC GTGTGGGATGTCAGCATTATTGATACGGCGATCAAGGACTTCTACAACAAGAGCATGGATACCATGGTAGAGGCTCTCAAGATGAATCTTACA GATGGATGGTCTGACGACATCGTCCACtgggaaaattgcaagaacaaacACGCGACCTGCGCGAACGA CTATGCGATTGAGAGCATCCATTATTCCTGCAACTACGCCTACAAAGATGTGGAGCAAGACATCACTCTAGGAG ATGATTATTTTTTCAGTAGGTACCCGATTGTGGAGAAGAGGTTAGCGCAGGCTGGAATCAGATTGGCGTTGGTACTTAATCGGATATTTGGTGGAGGTGAAGCGGATGATATACCACTACAAGTACAGTAA